The following proteins come from a genomic window of Larimichthys crocea isolate SSNF chromosome XV, L_crocea_2.0, whole genome shotgun sequence:
- the LOC104939665 gene encoding membrane cofactor protein-like isoform X2, whose amino-acid sequence MGVTSFLLVSCLGLAITAQAQDCSKPASGPNMTLKDQYILLESFSDGTRVSFRCNVGYTPAGGSPYITCTAGSWSRLTLICERKSCGPLEEKPYTLYDYSEGIEFGDKVVITCAEGYVMPGAEQKKELLCGDQGWMGRQPVCEAVTCDPPPSIVDGSYNPISEHYSYRDVVHYSCQSNLVLNGSQSRACSEDGTFQPAAPKCVNVECKEPVIPNGEWVDGSRPPHKYQSSMTYRCKEGYKMEGSPNLMCGINSQWLPGIPQCKTVTCIPPPEVVNGTYSPKKSLYEYKDVIQYSCLTQDFKLSGSNKRTCSLDGTFKPAAPTCVLVECKDPKIENADQIEGSPPYRLNNRVTFKCKPGYEMIGAPTMTCGENNEWTPVPTCKKLPTTTTTTTTTTTTTTTTTTTTITPPKGDGSSTKSWIIAVVLGMCVIVVVGVVIIIIIVVCIRKKRQHNNHVDPLLS is encoded by the exons ATGGGTGTAACTTCCTTCCTTCTAGTGAGCTGCCTCGGCCTCGCCATTACTGCTCAAG CTCAAGACTGTTCCAAACCTGCCTCGGGACCCAACATGACTTTGAAAGACCAATACATTCTTTTAGAGTCATTCAGCGATGGTACCAGAGTCTCTTTTAGATGTAATGTTGGCTACACACCTGCAGGAGGGTCTCCATACATTACTTGCACCGCTGGCAGTTGGAGTCGTTTGACCCTGATATGTGAAa gaAAGAGCTGTGGACCTCTTGAAGAAAAGCCATATACATTATACGATTACAGTGAAGGGATTGAATTTGGTGATAAAGTTGTGATCACTTGCGCCGAGGG TTACGTGATGCCTGGCgcagaacagaaaaaagaacTGCTTTGTGGAGACCAAGGGTGGATGGGCAGGCAGCCTGTATGTGAAG CGGTGACTTGTGATCCACCACCTTCAATTGTGGATGGCAGTTACAATCCAATAAGTGAGCACTATTCCTATAGAGATGTTGTGCACTACAGTTGTCAATCAAATTTGGTACTTAATGGATCTCAATCAAGAGCCTGTTCAGAAGATGGAACATTTCAGCCTGCCGCTCCAAAATGTGTCA ATGTTGAATGTAAAGAACCTGTTATTCCAAATGGTGAATGGGTTGATGGTTCTCGACCACCGCATAAATACCAGTCTTCAATGACGTACAGGTGCAAAGAAGGATATAAAATGGAAGGGTCGCCTAATCTGATGTGTGGAATTAATAGTCAGTGGTTACCTGGAATACCACAATGTAAAA CGGTGACTTGTATTCCACCACCTGAGGTTGTGAATGGCACTTACAGTCCAAAGAAATCACTCTATGAATACAAAGATGTTATACAATACAGTTGTCTCACACAAGATTTTAAACTCAGTGGATCGAATAAAAGAACATGTTCACTTGATGGAACATTTAAGCCTGCCGCTCCGACATGTGTTC TGGTTGAATGTAAAGATCCTAAGATTGAAAACGCTGACCAGATTGAAGGGTCTCCCCCTTATAGACTAAACAATAGGGTGACATTCAAGTGCAAACCTGGATATGAAATGATAGGGGCGCCTACAATGACATGTGGTGAAAATAATGAGTGGACACCTGTACCAACATGTAAAA aattaccaaccacaacaactactactactactactactactactacaactaccaccaccaccaccaccatcacaccACCAAAAG gcgATGGATCCTCTACTAAATCTTGGATTATCGCTGTTGTTTTGG gCATGTGTGTCATTGTTGTAGTGGGCgtggtcatcatcatcatcatcgtcgtctgCATCAGAAAAAAACG tCAGCACAACAATCATGTGGATCCATTACTGAGTTAA
- the LOC104939665 gene encoding membrane cofactor protein-like isoform X6, with protein MGVTSFLLVSCLGLAITAQAQDCSKPASGPNMTLKDQYILLESFSDGTRVSFRCNVGYTPAGGSPYITCTAGSWSRLTLICERKSCGPLEEKPYTLYDYSEGIEFGDKVVITCAEGYVMPGAEQKKELLCGDQGWMGRQPVCEAVTCDPPPSIVDGSYNPISEHYSYRDVVHYSCQSNLVLNGSQSRACSEDGTFQPAAPKCVNVECKEPVIPNGEWVDGSRPPHKYQSSMTYRCKEGYKMEGSPNLMCGINSQWLPGIPQCKTVTCIPPPEVVNGTYSPKKSLYEYKDVIQYSCLTQDFKLSGSNKRTCSLDGTFKPAAPTCVLVECKDPKIENADQIEGSPPYRLNNRVTFKCKPGYEMIGAPTMTCGENNEWTPVPTCKKLPTTTTTTTTTTTTTTTTTTTTITPPKGDGSSTKSWIIAVVLVSTTIMWIHY; from the exons ATGGGTGTAACTTCCTTCCTTCTAGTGAGCTGCCTCGGCCTCGCCATTACTGCTCAAG CTCAAGACTGTTCCAAACCTGCCTCGGGACCCAACATGACTTTGAAAGACCAATACATTCTTTTAGAGTCATTCAGCGATGGTACCAGAGTCTCTTTTAGATGTAATGTTGGCTACACACCTGCAGGAGGGTCTCCATACATTACTTGCACCGCTGGCAGTTGGAGTCGTTTGACCCTGATATGTGAAa gaAAGAGCTGTGGACCTCTTGAAGAAAAGCCATATACATTATACGATTACAGTGAAGGGATTGAATTTGGTGATAAAGTTGTGATCACTTGCGCCGAGGG TTACGTGATGCCTGGCgcagaacagaaaaaagaacTGCTTTGTGGAGACCAAGGGTGGATGGGCAGGCAGCCTGTATGTGAAG CGGTGACTTGTGATCCACCACCTTCAATTGTGGATGGCAGTTACAATCCAATAAGTGAGCACTATTCCTATAGAGATGTTGTGCACTACAGTTGTCAATCAAATTTGGTACTTAATGGATCTCAATCAAGAGCCTGTTCAGAAGATGGAACATTTCAGCCTGCCGCTCCAAAATGTGTCA ATGTTGAATGTAAAGAACCTGTTATTCCAAATGGTGAATGGGTTGATGGTTCTCGACCACCGCATAAATACCAGTCTTCAATGACGTACAGGTGCAAAGAAGGATATAAAATGGAAGGGTCGCCTAATCTGATGTGTGGAATTAATAGTCAGTGGTTACCTGGAATACCACAATGTAAAA CGGTGACTTGTATTCCACCACCTGAGGTTGTGAATGGCACTTACAGTCCAAAGAAATCACTCTATGAATACAAAGATGTTATACAATACAGTTGTCTCACACAAGATTTTAAACTCAGTGGATCGAATAAAAGAACATGTTCACTTGATGGAACATTTAAGCCTGCCGCTCCGACATGTGTTC TGGTTGAATGTAAAGATCCTAAGATTGAAAACGCTGACCAGATTGAAGGGTCTCCCCCTTATAGACTAAACAATAGGGTGACATTCAAGTGCAAACCTGGATATGAAATGATAGGGGCGCCTACAATGACATGTGGTGAAAATAATGAGTGGACACCTGTACCAACATGTAAAA aattaccaaccacaacaactactactactactactactactactacaactaccaccaccaccaccaccatcacaccACCAAAAG gcgATGGATCCTCTACTAAATCTTGGATTATCGCTGTTGTTTTGG tCAGCACAACAATCATGTGGATCCATTACTGA
- the LOC104939665 gene encoding membrane cofactor protein-like isoform X1: MGVTSFLLVSCLGLAITAQAQDCSKPASGPNMTLKDQYILLESFSDGTRVSFRCNVGYTPAGGSPYITCTAGSWSRLTLICERKSCGPLEEKPYTLYDYSEGIEFGDKVVITCAEGYVMPGAEQKKELLCGDQGWMGRQPVCEAVTCDPPPSIVDGSYNPISEHYSYRDVVHYSCQSNLVLNGSQSRACSEDGTFQPAAPKCVNVECKEPVIPNGEWVDGSRPPHKYQSSMTYRCKEGYKMEGSPNLMCGINSQWLPGIPQCKTVTCIPPPEVVNGTYSPKKSLYEYKDVIQYSCLTQDFKLSGSNKRTCSLDGTFKPAAPTCVLVECKDPKIENADQIEGSPPYRLNNRVTFKCKPGYEMIGAPTMTCGENNEWTPVPTCKKLPTTTTTTTTTTTTTTTTTTTTITPPKGDGSSTKSWIIAVVLGMCVIVVVGVVIIIIIVVCIRKKRGRHIPVKEVANEEGVELSGQHNNHVDPLLS, translated from the exons ATGGGTGTAACTTCCTTCCTTCTAGTGAGCTGCCTCGGCCTCGCCATTACTGCTCAAG CTCAAGACTGTTCCAAACCTGCCTCGGGACCCAACATGACTTTGAAAGACCAATACATTCTTTTAGAGTCATTCAGCGATGGTACCAGAGTCTCTTTTAGATGTAATGTTGGCTACACACCTGCAGGAGGGTCTCCATACATTACTTGCACCGCTGGCAGTTGGAGTCGTTTGACCCTGATATGTGAAa gaAAGAGCTGTGGACCTCTTGAAGAAAAGCCATATACATTATACGATTACAGTGAAGGGATTGAATTTGGTGATAAAGTTGTGATCACTTGCGCCGAGGG TTACGTGATGCCTGGCgcagaacagaaaaaagaacTGCTTTGTGGAGACCAAGGGTGGATGGGCAGGCAGCCTGTATGTGAAG CGGTGACTTGTGATCCACCACCTTCAATTGTGGATGGCAGTTACAATCCAATAAGTGAGCACTATTCCTATAGAGATGTTGTGCACTACAGTTGTCAATCAAATTTGGTACTTAATGGATCTCAATCAAGAGCCTGTTCAGAAGATGGAACATTTCAGCCTGCCGCTCCAAAATGTGTCA ATGTTGAATGTAAAGAACCTGTTATTCCAAATGGTGAATGGGTTGATGGTTCTCGACCACCGCATAAATACCAGTCTTCAATGACGTACAGGTGCAAAGAAGGATATAAAATGGAAGGGTCGCCTAATCTGATGTGTGGAATTAATAGTCAGTGGTTACCTGGAATACCACAATGTAAAA CGGTGACTTGTATTCCACCACCTGAGGTTGTGAATGGCACTTACAGTCCAAAGAAATCACTCTATGAATACAAAGATGTTATACAATACAGTTGTCTCACACAAGATTTTAAACTCAGTGGATCGAATAAAAGAACATGTTCACTTGATGGAACATTTAAGCCTGCCGCTCCGACATGTGTTC TGGTTGAATGTAAAGATCCTAAGATTGAAAACGCTGACCAGATTGAAGGGTCTCCCCCTTATAGACTAAACAATAGGGTGACATTCAAGTGCAAACCTGGATATGAAATGATAGGGGCGCCTACAATGACATGTGGTGAAAATAATGAGTGGACACCTGTACCAACATGTAAAA aattaccaaccacaacaactactactactactactactactactacaactaccaccaccaccaccaccatcacaccACCAAAAG gcgATGGATCCTCTACTAAATCTTGGATTATCGCTGTTGTTTTGG gCATGTGTGTCATTGTTGTAGTGGGCgtggtcatcatcatcatcatcgtcgtctgCATCAGAAAAAAACG CGGGAGACACATTCCTGTCAAGGAGGTGGCAAACGAGGAAGGGGTCGAGCTCTCTGG tCAGCACAACAATCATGTGGATCCATTACTGAGTTAA
- the LOC104939665 gene encoding membrane cofactor protein-like isoform X8 — translation MGVTSFLLVSCLGLAITAQAQDCSKPASGPNMTLKDQYILLESFSDGTRVSFRCNVGYTPAGGSPYITCTAGSWSRLTLICERKSCGPLEEKPYTLYDYSEGIEFGDKVVITCAEGYVMPGAEQKKELLCGDQGWMGRQPVCEAVTCDPPPSIVDGSYNPISEHYSYRDVVHYSCQSNLVLNGSQSRACSEDGTFQPAAPKCVNVECKEPVIPNGEWVDGSRPPHKYQSSMTYRCKEGYKMEGSPNLMCGINSQWLPGIPQCKKLPTTTTTTTTTTTTTTTTTTTTITPPKGDGSSTKSWIIAVVLGMCVIVVVGVVIIIIIVVCIRKKRGRHIPVKEVANEEGVELSGQHNNHVDPLLS, via the exons ATGGGTGTAACTTCCTTCCTTCTAGTGAGCTGCCTCGGCCTCGCCATTACTGCTCAAG CTCAAGACTGTTCCAAACCTGCCTCGGGACCCAACATGACTTTGAAAGACCAATACATTCTTTTAGAGTCATTCAGCGATGGTACCAGAGTCTCTTTTAGATGTAATGTTGGCTACACACCTGCAGGAGGGTCTCCATACATTACTTGCACCGCTGGCAGTTGGAGTCGTTTGACCCTGATATGTGAAa gaAAGAGCTGTGGACCTCTTGAAGAAAAGCCATATACATTATACGATTACAGTGAAGGGATTGAATTTGGTGATAAAGTTGTGATCACTTGCGCCGAGGG TTACGTGATGCCTGGCgcagaacagaaaaaagaacTGCTTTGTGGAGACCAAGGGTGGATGGGCAGGCAGCCTGTATGTGAAG CGGTGACTTGTGATCCACCACCTTCAATTGTGGATGGCAGTTACAATCCAATAAGTGAGCACTATTCCTATAGAGATGTTGTGCACTACAGTTGTCAATCAAATTTGGTACTTAATGGATCTCAATCAAGAGCCTGTTCAGAAGATGGAACATTTCAGCCTGCCGCTCCAAAATGTGTCA ATGTTGAATGTAAAGAACCTGTTATTCCAAATGGTGAATGGGTTGATGGTTCTCGACCACCGCATAAATACCAGTCTTCAATGACGTACAGGTGCAAAGAAGGATATAAAATGGAAGGGTCGCCTAATCTGATGTGTGGAATTAATAGTCAGTGGTTACCTGGAATACCACAATGTAAAA aattaccaaccacaacaactactactactactactactactactacaactaccaccaccaccaccaccatcacaccACCAAAAG gcgATGGATCCTCTACTAAATCTTGGATTATCGCTGTTGTTTTGG gCATGTGTGTCATTGTTGTAGTGGGCgtggtcatcatcatcatcatcgtcgtctgCATCAGAAAAAAACG CGGGAGACACATTCCTGTCAAGGAGGTGGCAAACGAGGAAGGGGTCGAGCTCTCTGG tCAGCACAACAATCATGTGGATCCATTACTGAGTTAA
- the LOC104939665 gene encoding sushi, von Willebrand factor type A, EGF and pentraxin domain-containing protein 1-like isoform X3, with protein sequence MGVTSFLLVSCLGLAITAQAQDCSKPASGPNMTLKDQYILLESFSDGTRVSFRCNVGYTPAGGSPYITCTAGSWSRLTLICERKSCGPLEEKPYTLYDYSEGIEFGDKVVITCAEGYVMPGAEQKKELLCGDQGWMGRQPVCEAVTCDPPPSIVDGSYNPISEHYSYRDVVHYSCQSNLVLNGSQSRACSEDGTFQPAAPKCVNVECKEPVIPNGEWVDGSRPPHKYQSSMTYRCKEGYKMEGSPNLMCGINSQWLPGIPQCKTVTCIPPPEVVNGTYSPKKSLYEYKDVIQYSCLTQDFKLSGSNKRTCSLDGTFKPAAPTCVLVECKDPKIENADQIEGSPPYRLNNRVTFKCKPGYEMIGAPTMTCGENNEWTPVPTCKKLPTTTTTTTTTTTTTTTTTTTTITPPKGDGSSTKSWIIAVVLAGDTFLSRRWQTRKGSSSLGKKMDYQVIYAK encoded by the exons ATGGGTGTAACTTCCTTCCTTCTAGTGAGCTGCCTCGGCCTCGCCATTACTGCTCAAG CTCAAGACTGTTCCAAACCTGCCTCGGGACCCAACATGACTTTGAAAGACCAATACATTCTTTTAGAGTCATTCAGCGATGGTACCAGAGTCTCTTTTAGATGTAATGTTGGCTACACACCTGCAGGAGGGTCTCCATACATTACTTGCACCGCTGGCAGTTGGAGTCGTTTGACCCTGATATGTGAAa gaAAGAGCTGTGGACCTCTTGAAGAAAAGCCATATACATTATACGATTACAGTGAAGGGATTGAATTTGGTGATAAAGTTGTGATCACTTGCGCCGAGGG TTACGTGATGCCTGGCgcagaacagaaaaaagaacTGCTTTGTGGAGACCAAGGGTGGATGGGCAGGCAGCCTGTATGTGAAG CGGTGACTTGTGATCCACCACCTTCAATTGTGGATGGCAGTTACAATCCAATAAGTGAGCACTATTCCTATAGAGATGTTGTGCACTACAGTTGTCAATCAAATTTGGTACTTAATGGATCTCAATCAAGAGCCTGTTCAGAAGATGGAACATTTCAGCCTGCCGCTCCAAAATGTGTCA ATGTTGAATGTAAAGAACCTGTTATTCCAAATGGTGAATGGGTTGATGGTTCTCGACCACCGCATAAATACCAGTCTTCAATGACGTACAGGTGCAAAGAAGGATATAAAATGGAAGGGTCGCCTAATCTGATGTGTGGAATTAATAGTCAGTGGTTACCTGGAATACCACAATGTAAAA CGGTGACTTGTATTCCACCACCTGAGGTTGTGAATGGCACTTACAGTCCAAAGAAATCACTCTATGAATACAAAGATGTTATACAATACAGTTGTCTCACACAAGATTTTAAACTCAGTGGATCGAATAAAAGAACATGTTCACTTGATGGAACATTTAAGCCTGCCGCTCCGACATGTGTTC TGGTTGAATGTAAAGATCCTAAGATTGAAAACGCTGACCAGATTGAAGGGTCTCCCCCTTATAGACTAAACAATAGGGTGACATTCAAGTGCAAACCTGGATATGAAATGATAGGGGCGCCTACAATGACATGTGGTGAAAATAATGAGTGGACACCTGTACCAACATGTAAAA aattaccaaccacaacaactactactactactactactactactacaactaccaccaccaccaccaccatcacaccACCAAAAG gcgATGGATCCTCTACTAAATCTTGGATTATCGCTGTTGTTTTGG CGGGAGACACATTCCTGTCAAGGAGGTGGCAAACGAGGAAGGGGTCGAGCTCTCTGGGTAAGAAGATGGACTACCAAGTCATTTATGCCAAATGA
- the LOC104939665 gene encoding complement factor H-like isoform X7, whose product MGVTSFLLVSCLGLAITAQAQDCSKPASGPNMTLKDQYILLESFSDGTRVSFRCNVGYTPAGGSPYITCTAGSWSRLTLICERKSCGPLEEKPYTLYDYSEGIEFGDKVVITCAEGYVMPGAEQKKELLCGDQGWMGRQPVCEAVTCDPPPSIVDGSYNPISEHYSYRDVVHYSCQSNLVLNGSQSRACSEDGTFQPAAPKCVNVECKEPVIPNGEWVDGSRPPHKYQSSMTYRCKEGYKMEGSPNLMCGINSQWLPGIPQCKTVTCIPPPEVVNGTYSPKKSLYEYKDVIQYSCLTQDFKLSGSNKRTCSLDGTFKPAAPTCVQLPTTTTTTTTTTTTTTTTTTTTITPPKGDGSSTKSWIIAVVLGMCVIVVVGVVIIIIIVVCIRKKRGRHIPVKEVANEEGVELSGQHNNHVDPLLS is encoded by the exons ATGGGTGTAACTTCCTTCCTTCTAGTGAGCTGCCTCGGCCTCGCCATTACTGCTCAAG CTCAAGACTGTTCCAAACCTGCCTCGGGACCCAACATGACTTTGAAAGACCAATACATTCTTTTAGAGTCATTCAGCGATGGTACCAGAGTCTCTTTTAGATGTAATGTTGGCTACACACCTGCAGGAGGGTCTCCATACATTACTTGCACCGCTGGCAGTTGGAGTCGTTTGACCCTGATATGTGAAa gaAAGAGCTGTGGACCTCTTGAAGAAAAGCCATATACATTATACGATTACAGTGAAGGGATTGAATTTGGTGATAAAGTTGTGATCACTTGCGCCGAGGG TTACGTGATGCCTGGCgcagaacagaaaaaagaacTGCTTTGTGGAGACCAAGGGTGGATGGGCAGGCAGCCTGTATGTGAAG CGGTGACTTGTGATCCACCACCTTCAATTGTGGATGGCAGTTACAATCCAATAAGTGAGCACTATTCCTATAGAGATGTTGTGCACTACAGTTGTCAATCAAATTTGGTACTTAATGGATCTCAATCAAGAGCCTGTTCAGAAGATGGAACATTTCAGCCTGCCGCTCCAAAATGTGTCA ATGTTGAATGTAAAGAACCTGTTATTCCAAATGGTGAATGGGTTGATGGTTCTCGACCACCGCATAAATACCAGTCTTCAATGACGTACAGGTGCAAAGAAGGATATAAAATGGAAGGGTCGCCTAATCTGATGTGTGGAATTAATAGTCAGTGGTTACCTGGAATACCACAATGTAAAA CGGTGACTTGTATTCCACCACCTGAGGTTGTGAATGGCACTTACAGTCCAAAGAAATCACTCTATGAATACAAAGATGTTATACAATACAGTTGTCTCACACAAGATTTTAAACTCAGTGGATCGAATAAAAGAACATGTTCACTTGATGGAACATTTAAGCCTGCCGCTCCGACATGTGTTC aattaccaaccacaacaactactactactactactactactactacaactaccaccaccaccaccaccatcacaccACCAAAAG gcgATGGATCCTCTACTAAATCTTGGATTATCGCTGTTGTTTTGG gCATGTGTGTCATTGTTGTAGTGGGCgtggtcatcatcatcatcatcgtcgtctgCATCAGAAAAAAACG CGGGAGACACATTCCTGTCAAGGAGGTGGCAAACGAGGAAGGGGTCGAGCTCTCTGG tCAGCACAACAATCATGTGGATCCATTACTGAGTTAA
- the LOC104939665 gene encoding sushi, von Willebrand factor type A, EGF and pentraxin domain-containing protein 1-like isoform X4, translating into MGVTSFLLVSCLGLAITAQAQDCSKPASGPNMTLKDQYILLESFSDGTRVSFRCNVGYTPAGGSPYITCTAGSWSRLTLICERKSCGPLEEKPYTLYDYSEGIEFGDKVVITCAEGYVMPGAEQKKELLCGDQGWMGRQPVCEAVTCDPPPSIVDGSYNPISEHYSYRDVVHYSCQSNLVLNGSQSRACSEDGTFQPAAPKCVNVECKEPVIPNGEWVDGSRPPHKYQSSMTYRCKEGYKMEGSPNLMCGINSQWLPGIPQCKTVTCIPPPEVVNGTYSPKKSLYEYKDVIQYSCLTQDFKLSGSNKRTCSLDGTFKPAAPTCVLVECKDPKIENADQIEGSPPYRLNNRVTFKCKPGYEMIGAPTMTCGENNEWTPVPTCKKLPTTTTTTTTTTTTTTTTTTTTITPPKGDGSSTKSWIIAVVLAGDTFLSRRWQTRKGSSSLVSTTIMWIHY; encoded by the exons ATGGGTGTAACTTCCTTCCTTCTAGTGAGCTGCCTCGGCCTCGCCATTACTGCTCAAG CTCAAGACTGTTCCAAACCTGCCTCGGGACCCAACATGACTTTGAAAGACCAATACATTCTTTTAGAGTCATTCAGCGATGGTACCAGAGTCTCTTTTAGATGTAATGTTGGCTACACACCTGCAGGAGGGTCTCCATACATTACTTGCACCGCTGGCAGTTGGAGTCGTTTGACCCTGATATGTGAAa gaAAGAGCTGTGGACCTCTTGAAGAAAAGCCATATACATTATACGATTACAGTGAAGGGATTGAATTTGGTGATAAAGTTGTGATCACTTGCGCCGAGGG TTACGTGATGCCTGGCgcagaacagaaaaaagaacTGCTTTGTGGAGACCAAGGGTGGATGGGCAGGCAGCCTGTATGTGAAG CGGTGACTTGTGATCCACCACCTTCAATTGTGGATGGCAGTTACAATCCAATAAGTGAGCACTATTCCTATAGAGATGTTGTGCACTACAGTTGTCAATCAAATTTGGTACTTAATGGATCTCAATCAAGAGCCTGTTCAGAAGATGGAACATTTCAGCCTGCCGCTCCAAAATGTGTCA ATGTTGAATGTAAAGAACCTGTTATTCCAAATGGTGAATGGGTTGATGGTTCTCGACCACCGCATAAATACCAGTCTTCAATGACGTACAGGTGCAAAGAAGGATATAAAATGGAAGGGTCGCCTAATCTGATGTGTGGAATTAATAGTCAGTGGTTACCTGGAATACCACAATGTAAAA CGGTGACTTGTATTCCACCACCTGAGGTTGTGAATGGCACTTACAGTCCAAAGAAATCACTCTATGAATACAAAGATGTTATACAATACAGTTGTCTCACACAAGATTTTAAACTCAGTGGATCGAATAAAAGAACATGTTCACTTGATGGAACATTTAAGCCTGCCGCTCCGACATGTGTTC TGGTTGAATGTAAAGATCCTAAGATTGAAAACGCTGACCAGATTGAAGGGTCTCCCCCTTATAGACTAAACAATAGGGTGACATTCAAGTGCAAACCTGGATATGAAATGATAGGGGCGCCTACAATGACATGTGGTGAAAATAATGAGTGGACACCTGTACCAACATGTAAAA aattaccaaccacaacaactactactactactactactactactacaactaccaccaccaccaccaccatcacaccACCAAAAG gcgATGGATCCTCTACTAAATCTTGGATTATCGCTGTTGTTTTGG CGGGAGACACATTCCTGTCAAGGAGGTGGCAAACGAGGAAGGGGTCGAGCTCTCTGG tCAGCACAACAATCATGTGGATCCATTACTGA
- the LOC104939665 gene encoding membrane cofactor protein-like isoform X5: MGVTSFLLVSCLGLAITAQAQDCSKPASGPNMTLKDQYILLESFSDGTRVSFRCNVGYTPAGGSPYITCTAGSWSRLTLICERKSCGPLEEKPYTLYDYSEGIEFGDKVVITCAEGYVMPGAEQKKELLCGDQGWMGRQPVCEAVTCDPPPSIVDGSYNPISEHYSYRDVVHYSCQSNLVLNGSQSRACSEDGTFQPAAPKCVNVECKEPVIPNGEWVDGSRPPHKYQSSMTYRCKEGYKMEGSPNLMCGINSQWLPGIPQCKTVTCIPPPEVVNGTYSPKKSLYEYKDVIQYSCLTQDFKLSGSNKRTCSLDGTFKPAAPTCVLVECKDPKIENADQIEGSPPYRLNNRVTFKCKPGYEMIGAPTMTCGENNEWTPVPTCKKLPTTTTTTTTTTTTTTTTTTTTITPPKGDGSSTKSWIIAVVLGMCVIVVVGVVIIIIIVVCIRKKR, translated from the exons ATGGGTGTAACTTCCTTCCTTCTAGTGAGCTGCCTCGGCCTCGCCATTACTGCTCAAG CTCAAGACTGTTCCAAACCTGCCTCGGGACCCAACATGACTTTGAAAGACCAATACATTCTTTTAGAGTCATTCAGCGATGGTACCAGAGTCTCTTTTAGATGTAATGTTGGCTACACACCTGCAGGAGGGTCTCCATACATTACTTGCACCGCTGGCAGTTGGAGTCGTTTGACCCTGATATGTGAAa gaAAGAGCTGTGGACCTCTTGAAGAAAAGCCATATACATTATACGATTACAGTGAAGGGATTGAATTTGGTGATAAAGTTGTGATCACTTGCGCCGAGGG TTACGTGATGCCTGGCgcagaacagaaaaaagaacTGCTTTGTGGAGACCAAGGGTGGATGGGCAGGCAGCCTGTATGTGAAG CGGTGACTTGTGATCCACCACCTTCAATTGTGGATGGCAGTTACAATCCAATAAGTGAGCACTATTCCTATAGAGATGTTGTGCACTACAGTTGTCAATCAAATTTGGTACTTAATGGATCTCAATCAAGAGCCTGTTCAGAAGATGGAACATTTCAGCCTGCCGCTCCAAAATGTGTCA ATGTTGAATGTAAAGAACCTGTTATTCCAAATGGTGAATGGGTTGATGGTTCTCGACCACCGCATAAATACCAGTCTTCAATGACGTACAGGTGCAAAGAAGGATATAAAATGGAAGGGTCGCCTAATCTGATGTGTGGAATTAATAGTCAGTGGTTACCTGGAATACCACAATGTAAAA CGGTGACTTGTATTCCACCACCTGAGGTTGTGAATGGCACTTACAGTCCAAAGAAATCACTCTATGAATACAAAGATGTTATACAATACAGTTGTCTCACACAAGATTTTAAACTCAGTGGATCGAATAAAAGAACATGTTCACTTGATGGAACATTTAAGCCTGCCGCTCCGACATGTGTTC TGGTTGAATGTAAAGATCCTAAGATTGAAAACGCTGACCAGATTGAAGGGTCTCCCCCTTATAGACTAAACAATAGGGTGACATTCAAGTGCAAACCTGGATATGAAATGATAGGGGCGCCTACAATGACATGTGGTGAAAATAATGAGTGGACACCTGTACCAACATGTAAAA aattaccaaccacaacaactactactactactactactactactacaactaccaccaccaccaccaccatcacaccACCAAAAG gcgATGGATCCTCTACTAAATCTTGGATTATCGCTGTTGTTTTGG gCATGTGTGTCATTGTTGTAGTGGGCgtggtcatcatcatcatcatcgtcgtctgCATCAGAAAAAAACGGTAA